Proteins from a single region of Sphingomonas morindae:
- a CDS encoding alpha/beta fold hydrolase — translation MMMRTMLAAVLATTALSFAPMAAAAQAARASASPATGGTPTVVLVHGAWADGSSWSKVIPLLQAKGIRVMGVQNPLTSLADDVTATQRVLADIEGPVVLVGHSWAGTVITEAGNDPKVKALVYVAAFANKEGQSGGDLVGAYPKSPALGTVWDDGHGFLRQTEQGMIDNFAPDLPRAEARTLFVTQGPLAASTFGDKVTRVAWRTVPSWYIVSGNDRVISPQMERDLAAQMKARTTVLASSHVSLLSHPVEVARVIAEAVASIAAPK, via the coding sequence ATGATGATGCGAACCATGCTTGCGGCCGTTCTGGCCACCACCGCCCTCTCCTTCGCACCGATGGCCGCGGCCGCGCAGGCCGCCCGCGCGAGCGCGTCGCCGGCGACCGGCGGCACCCCCACTGTCGTTCTCGTCCATGGCGCCTGGGCGGACGGCTCGAGCTGGTCGAAGGTTATTCCGCTGCTGCAGGCCAAGGGCATCCGCGTCATGGGCGTGCAGAATCCGCTCACCTCGCTGGCAGACGATGTCACCGCGACGCAGCGGGTGCTCGCCGACATCGAGGGGCCGGTCGTGCTCGTCGGCCACAGCTGGGCGGGCACGGTCATCACCGAGGCGGGCAACGACCCGAAGGTCAAGGCGCTGGTCTACGTCGCCGCTTTCGCGAACAAGGAAGGACAGAGCGGCGGCGACCTCGTCGGTGCCTATCCGAAGTCGCCGGCGCTCGGCACCGTGTGGGATGACGGGCACGGCTTCCTGCGCCAGACCGAGCAAGGCATGATCGACAACTTCGCGCCGGATCTGCCCCGCGCCGAGGCGCGCACGCTTTTCGTGACGCAGGGGCCGCTCGCGGCGAGCACCTTCGGCGACAAGGTGACGCGCGTGGCATGGCGGACGGTGCCCTCGTGGTACATCGTGTCCGGGAACGATCGCGTGATCTCGCCGCAAATGGAGCGCGATCTTGCGGCGCAGATGAAGGCGAGGACGACGGTGCTCGCCTCAAGTCATGTTTCGCTGCTCTCCCACCCCGTCGAGGTCGCCAGGGTGATCGCGGAGGCGGTTGCATCGATCGCCGCCCCGAAGTGA
- a CDS encoding NADPH-dependent FMN reductase produces MRRLLILYGSYRSERAGIRLAEYLVRRFRERGVDAELIDAKCVRLPMLDRMYKEYEPGTAPPAMEELAGKIVGSDAFLFVAGEYNWGVQPGLKNLTDHFLEKWFWRPAALATYSAGRFAGARAGYGWHPTLAELGMVVIPSALAVGPIGSTLDNEGVPRGDGGSALEHNFNRFADELAWWADAALRQRELVAPPY; encoded by the coding sequence GTGAGACGCCTCCTGATCCTCTACGGCTCCTACCGGTCCGAGCGCGCCGGCATACGGCTCGCCGAGTATCTGGTCCGCCGGTTCCGCGAGCGCGGCGTCGATGCCGAGCTGATCGACGCCAAGTGCGTGAGACTGCCGATGCTGGACCGGATGTACAAGGAATACGAACCCGGCACGGCGCCGCCGGCGATGGAGGAACTCGCCGGGAAGATCGTCGGTTCGGACGCCTTCCTGTTCGTGGCGGGCGAATACAACTGGGGCGTGCAGCCCGGCCTCAAGAACCTGACGGACCACTTCCTAGAGAAGTGGTTCTGGCGTCCGGCGGCGCTGGCGACCTACTCCGCTGGCCGCTTCGCCGGCGCGCGGGCCGGCTACGGCTGGCACCCGACGCTCGCCGAGTTGGGCATGGTCGTCATCCCGAGCGCCCTCGCCGTCGGCCCGATCGGCTCGACGCTGGACAACGAGGGCGTTCCGAGGGGAGACGGCGGTTCCGCGCTCGAGCACAACTTCAACCGCTTCGCGGATGAACTCGCGTGGTGGGCCGATGCCGCCCTGCGGCAGCGCGAGCTCGTAGCGCCTCCCTATTGA
- a CDS encoding sensor histidine kinase, which produces MNLFDRPQSAGAALLACAIFCLDAFTRDDLAVAGLYVLVPLIAASGGGGRRRAVLGWSTACAGLAIAGFLIFQARGAPPLAFAHLGISLVVLLVMTLLLLRTQAMSSAVERGERRYRSIFDTLASAIWEHDFTEVVDAISRLRASGVEDLRRYVVEHPEFVAEMRRLVRITDVNATGLALMGVPSKEAFHSRLSELLPETDESFADCIVALDERRSLFETETTVYTLAGSRRDIFVTFSLGPEACLDKVPGSILDVTDRKALEAQVLRTREELAEAQRSGALAAMSASIAHELNQPLSAIHSYADAARRWMARMPPDMHEAMAALTGLSQAIGHARTVMHRVRSLVGNARIRSADIDLGELLSTTVTLMRADAAETSTRLVLMRGRWRDLAVSGDRILLKQVFVNLVTNAIQAMAEVPPECRTVTVKIDVEDGATALVRVADRGPGWEDAEEKVFGSFYTTKPAGMGLGLSISRTTVERHGGSIALGRAPGGGALVEVRLPLAGAGPSVADGVGDGQVEQVAVDGLVQ; this is translated from the coding sequence TTGAACCTGTTCGATCGGCCACAGAGTGCCGGGGCCGCCCTGCTCGCGTGTGCGATCTTCTGCCTTGACGCGTTCACGCGTGACGATCTCGCCGTCGCCGGCCTCTACGTGCTGGTGCCGCTGATTGCGGCGAGCGGCGGCGGCGGCCGGCGCCGTGCCGTCCTGGGCTGGTCGACTGCCTGCGCCGGTCTTGCCATAGCCGGCTTCCTGATCTTCCAGGCTCGGGGGGCGCCTCCGCTCGCGTTCGCTCATCTCGGTATCAGCCTCGTCGTCCTCCTCGTCATGACGTTGCTGCTGCTCCGCACGCAGGCCATGAGTTCGGCGGTGGAGCGCGGCGAGCGTCGCTACCGCAGCATCTTCGACACGCTCGCCTCCGCGATATGGGAGCACGACTTCACGGAGGTGGTGGACGCGATCAGCAGGTTGCGCGCGAGCGGTGTGGAGGATCTGAGACGCTACGTGGTGGAGCATCCCGAGTTCGTGGCGGAAATGCGGCGACTCGTCCGCATCACCGACGTGAACGCGACCGGGCTGGCGTTGATGGGGGTGCCCTCGAAAGAAGCCTTCCACTCCCGATTGAGCGAACTGCTGCCCGAGACGGACGAGAGCTTCGCGGACTGCATCGTCGCGCTCGATGAGCGGCGATCCCTCTTCGAGACGGAGACGACGGTGTACACGCTAGCGGGTTCCCGCCGCGACATCTTCGTTACCTTCAGCCTCGGACCGGAGGCCTGCCTCGACAAGGTGCCCGGCAGCATTCTCGACGTCACCGACCGCAAGGCGCTCGAGGCGCAGGTGCTGCGCACGCGCGAGGAGTTGGCCGAGGCGCAGCGCTCGGGCGCGCTCGCGGCGATGTCCGCGTCGATCGCGCACGAGCTGAACCAGCCCCTGTCGGCGATCCACAGCTACGCCGACGCGGCGCGCCGCTGGATGGCGCGCATGCCCCCGGACATGCACGAGGCGATGGCGGCGCTGACCGGCCTCTCCCAGGCAATTGGCCACGCGAGGACCGTCATGCACCGAGTGCGGTCGCTGGTCGGCAACGCCCGGATCCGGTCAGCCGACATCGATTTGGGCGAACTTCTATCCACCACGGTGACGCTGATGCGGGCGGACGCCGCGGAGACATCGACACGGCTGGTGCTGATGCGGGGGCGCTGGCGCGACCTCGCGGTTAGCGGGGACCGCATCCTGCTCAAGCAGGTGTTCGTCAATCTAGTCACCAACGCAATCCAGGCCATGGCGGAGGTGCCTCCCGAATGCCGCACCGTTACCGTCAAGATCGACGTGGAGGACGGCGCGACGGCGCTGGTGAGGGTGGCGGATCGTGGCCCGGGCTGGGAAGATGCCGAGGAGAAGGTGTTCGGCAGCTTCTACACTACAAAGCCTGCCGGAATGGGGCTGGGCCTCTCGATCAGCAGGACGACCGTCGAGCGGCACGGCGGCTCGATCGCGCTGGGACGCGCGCCCGGTGGTGGCGCTCTCGTGGAGGTGCGGTTGCCTTTAGCCGGCGCTGGTCCGAGCGTTGCGGACGGCGTCGGCGATGGTCAGGTGGAGCAAGTCGCTGTCGACGGGCTTGTCCAGTAG
- a CDS encoding OsmC family protein, which produces MAKATAHIGPDDYRVDIESGAHRLVADEPASRGGEDVGPAPYDLLLAALGACTAITLRMYADRHDWAIRSLDVDLRIVGTPEGNRIRRVLRIDGPDAAARARLADIAERTPVTLTVKNGMPVETTLAEDRHD; this is translated from the coding sequence ATGGCCAAGGCGACGGCCCATATCGGCCCGGACGACTACCGGGTCGACATCGAGAGCGGCGCGCACCGGCTGGTCGCCGACGAGCCGGCGAGCCGCGGCGGTGAGGACGTCGGCCCGGCTCCCTACGACCTGCTGCTGGCGGCACTCGGCGCGTGCACCGCGATCACGCTGCGCATGTATGCCGACCGGCACGACTGGGCGATCCGGTCGCTCGACGTCGACCTGCGGATCGTCGGCACGCCGGAGGGCAACCGCATCCGGCGCGTGCTGAGGATCGACGGTCCGGACGCGGCTGCCAGGGCGAGGCTGGCGGACATCGCGGAGCGAACGCCCGTCACCCTCACCGTCAAGAACGGCATGCCGGTCGAGACCACGCTCGCGGAGGACCGCCATGACTGA
- a CDS encoding response regulator transcription factor — protein sequence MTTSWTSQAIEDCMDGTRFARSAPEDEASATSAPLVIIVDDDPLVRSALDSLFRSVGFATRTHANAREALEVEADGRLACVVTDVRMPEVGGFEFQSALTARGSILPVVFMTGHGDIPMSVRAMKAGAVDFLSKPFRDQDMLDAVNAAMERAREDRASSRDAADAQARYDALTPREREVMAGVVRGLLNKQIAGELGIAEITVKLHRSSLMRKLGVRRVPDLVRLADQLGG from the coding sequence ATGACCACCTCCTGGACTTCACAAGCAATCGAGGATTGTATGGACGGCACCCGTTTTGCGCGATCGGCACCGGAGGACGAGGCGAGCGCAACGAGCGCCCCTCTCGTCATCATTGTCGACGACGACCCGCTCGTGCGCTCGGCGCTGGACAGCTTGTTCCGCTCGGTCGGCTTCGCCACCCGCACCCATGCCAACGCTCGCGAGGCGCTCGAGGTGGAAGCAGACGGTCGCCTCGCCTGTGTGGTGACCGACGTGCGTATGCCCGAGGTCGGCGGCTTCGAGTTTCAGTCTGCGCTGACCGCTCGCGGCTCCATCCTGCCGGTGGTCTTCATGACCGGACACGGCGACATTCCGATGAGCGTTCGCGCTATGAAGGCCGGCGCGGTGGACTTCCTGAGCAAGCCCTTTCGCGACCAGGACATGCTCGATGCGGTGAACGCGGCCATGGAGCGTGCAAGAGAGGACCGCGCGTCAAGCCGGGATGCCGCGGATGCGCAGGCTCGGTACGACGCGCTGACGCCTCGCGAACGCGAGGTGATGGCCGGCGTCGTGCGTGGCCTCCTCAACAAGCAGATCGCCGGCGAGCTCGGCATCGCAGAGATCACGGTCAAGCTGCACCGTTCGAGCCTGATGCGGAAGCTCGGGGTCCGCCGGGTTCCGGATCTCGTCCGCCTGGCCGACCAGCTCGGAGGCTGA
- a CDS encoding FAD-dependent oxidoreductase, whose protein sequence is MVAAAATTVDDPYARTAQIYPVMPAEMIARVRGHGREERVPAGTTLFARGDRHADFFLVVAGEVGIFHSGEADDEERLLTVHRHGQFTGELDHVSARALLVTARALTAARLVRVASADFRKLLSGEPDVGELVMRAFILRRMGFLHHGEAGITLIGPAASADTQRLERFAIRNGYPLRLMDTAGDPLAIDMLAELGLELRDLPAVVAPDRSILRNPGTAEFADRLGLTERFAEDERWDVAVVGAGPAGLAAATYAASEGLKTVVIEALAPGGQAGTDSRIENYLGFPTGISGQALAGRAQVQAQKFGARIAVSRMVTSLDCSTHPFRLELEDGQVVTASSVVIATGARYRRLSVPGYERLEGAGIQYAATAMEAALCEGQHVVVVGGGNSAGQAAVFLSRLVGHVHVLVRKEGLAATMSDYLVQRINGSPRITLHPFSEVSALGGEHVLEEVEWRDVRTGEPTRIGCGALFVMIGAEPNTDWLLDCLPLDESGFVITGQDEGGLPLSAPYATCKPGIYAVGDVRAGSVKRVASGVGEGSVVVQAVHGYFEGLPPVSL, encoded by the coding sequence ATGGTCGCCGCCGCCGCCACCACCGTCGATGATCCGTATGCGCGCACAGCGCAGATCTACCCTGTGATGCCCGCCGAGATGATCGCAAGGGTGCGCGGTCACGGCCGGGAGGAGAGGGTCCCGGCCGGAACGACGCTGTTCGCGCGGGGCGACAGGCATGCCGACTTCTTCCTCGTGGTCGCGGGCGAGGTCGGCATCTTCCATTCGGGCGAGGCTGACGACGAGGAGCGGCTGCTGACCGTGCACCGGCACGGGCAGTTCACCGGCGAGCTCGACCATGTGAGCGCCCGCGCGCTGCTCGTCACCGCTCGCGCGCTGACCGCGGCGCGCCTGGTCCGCGTCGCGTCGGCGGACTTCCGCAAGCTCCTGTCCGGCGAGCCGGACGTGGGCGAACTGGTCATGCGCGCCTTCATTCTCAGGCGCATGGGGTTCTTGCATCACGGCGAGGCTGGCATCACGCTGATCGGCCCGGCGGCTTCCGCCGACACGCAGCGGCTGGAGCGGTTCGCCATTCGCAACGGCTATCCGCTGCGCCTGATGGACACAGCCGGCGACCCGTTGGCCATCGACATGCTGGCGGAGCTCGGTCTCGAGCTGCGCGACCTGCCGGCAGTGGTCGCGCCCGATCGCTCGATCCTGCGCAATCCGGGGACCGCCGAGTTCGCGGATCGTCTGGGTCTGACGGAGCGCTTTGCCGAGGACGAGCGCTGGGACGTGGCGGTCGTGGGTGCGGGGCCGGCGGGCCTGGCCGCCGCCACCTATGCGGCGTCCGAAGGCCTCAAGACGGTGGTGATCGAGGCGCTGGCGCCGGGCGGGCAGGCGGGCACGGATAGCCGAATCGAGAACTATCTCGGATTCCCAACCGGCATCTCCGGTCAGGCGCTCGCCGGTCGCGCGCAGGTGCAGGCGCAGAAATTCGGTGCCCGGATTGCCGTATCCCGCATGGTCACTTCGCTTGACTGCTCGACCCATCCGTTCCGGCTTGAACTGGAGGATGGGCAGGTGGTGACGGCGTCGTCGGTCGTGATCGCGACGGGCGCGCGCTACCGTCGGCTCTCGGTGCCCGGCTACGAACGGCTCGAGGGCGCTGGCATCCAGTATGCAGCGACGGCGATGGAGGCGGCTTTATGCGAGGGGCAGCACGTCGTCGTGGTGGGCGGCGGCAACTCCGCGGGCCAGGCCGCGGTGTTCCTGTCCAGGCTCGTCGGACATGTTCACGTCCTCGTCCGCAAGGAGGGGCTCGCGGCCACCATGTCGGACTATCTCGTGCAGCGGATCAACGGGTCCCCGCGCATCACGTTGCACCCGTTCAGCGAAGTGAGCGCGCTGGGCGGGGAACACGTGCTCGAGGAGGTTGAGTGGCGCGACGTGCGGACCGGCGAGCCCACCCGCATTGGATGCGGCGCCCTGTTCGTGATGATCGGCGCCGAACCAAATACCGATTGGCTGCTCGACTGCCTGCCGCTCGACGAGAGCGGCTTCGTCATCACAGGACAGGATGAGGGCGGGCTGCCGCTGTCGGCGCCCTATGCAACCTGCAAGCCCGGCATCTACGCGGTGGGCGACGTGCGTGCGGGATCCGTCAAGCGGGTCGCCTCCGGCGTAGGCGAGGGCTCCGTCGTGGTCCAAGCCGTCCACGGCTACTTCGAGGGATTGCCACCGGTCAGCCTCTGA
- a CDS encoding response regulator transcription factor, with protein MMRTAPGDPTPVGGLVAIVDDEQLVRSATSSLLRSLGFECRMFDSAEALLAQDLCSFACVLSDIQMPGMSGVGLAQRIVERSDHPPVVLMSAYPNEQALDLRDRRVIAALLDKPVDSDLLHLTIADAVRNARTSAG; from the coding sequence ATGATGCGCACCGCGCCTGGCGACCCGACTCCGGTCGGAGGTCTTGTCGCCATCGTCGATGACGAGCAGCTCGTGCGCTCGGCGACGTCCAGCCTCCTTCGCTCGCTCGGCTTCGAGTGCCGGATGTTCGACTCCGCAGAGGCGCTGCTCGCACAGGATCTCTGCTCGTTTGCCTGCGTGCTGAGCGACATCCAGATGCCGGGCATGTCCGGCGTGGGGCTCGCCCAGCGCATCGTCGAGCGCAGCGACCATCCGCCCGTGGTTCTGATGAGCGCATACCCGAACGAGCAGGCGCTGGATCTTCGCGACCGGCGCGTCATCGCCGCTCTACTGGACAAGCCCGTCGACAGCGACTTGCTCCACCTGACCATCGCCGACGCCGTCCGCAACGCTCGGACCAGCGCCGGCTAA
- a CDS encoding OsmC family protein gives MTEASAALDGAVAEDTGAGAFQARIRTAGVEILADEPVAVGGLGSGPSPYQLLASTLASCTTMTVRLYATRKDWPVRRIRTSVGHMRDADVTPPDRFTRRIEIEGDLDDMQRARLIEIADRCPVHRTLSAGARIETVDARGSPAAGAASDHVVDMEALIAVGRGSFDFTQ, from the coding sequence ATGACTGAGGCCTCCGCAGCGCTCGACGGCGCCGTGGCCGAGGACACCGGCGCAGGCGCGTTCCAGGCGCGCATCCGCACGGCCGGCGTGGAGATCCTCGCCGACGAGCCCGTCGCCGTCGGGGGACTCGGGTCGGGGCCGAGCCCCTACCAGCTCCTCGCATCGACGCTGGCGAGCTGCACGACGATGACGGTGCGCCTCTATGCCACCCGCAAGGACTGGCCGGTGCGGCGCATCCGGACCTCGGTCGGGCACATGCGGGATGCAGACGTCACGCCTCCCGACCGGTTCACCCGGAGGATCGAAATCGAGGGGGACCTCGACGACATGCAGCGCGCACGGCTGATCGAGATCGCCGACCGCTGTCCGGTCCACCGCACGTTGTCGGCAGGCGCCCGCATCGAGACCGTGGACGCCAGAGGCAGCCCGGCCGCCGGCGCCGCATCGGACCACGTCGTGGACATGGAGGCGCTGATCGCCGTCGGGCGCGGCTCCTTCGACTTCACGCAATGA
- a CDS encoding alpha/beta fold hydrolase, with the protein MGATPASAQPAGSSGTGEGFATAADGTRLYYKDWGRGQPIFFHHGWPLSADDWDGQMLYFLAQGYRVVAMDRRGHGRSGQASGGHDMSTYAADVDAVVRKLDLRNAIHIGHSTGGGEVARYVARHGAGRVAKAVLVSAVPPLMLKTAANPGGLPKSVFDGFRSQLAANRADFYWQVPIPFYGFNRPGKSVVDGVRLNWWRQGMMGGANAHYLGIAAFSETDQTEDLKAMNVPTLILQGDDDQIVPYKDASLLQAKLVPDNRLKIYPGFSHGMLTINGDVINPDILSFIKG; encoded by the coding sequence ATGGGGGCGACGCCTGCCTCCGCCCAGCCGGCCGGCTCGAGTGGTACCGGCGAGGGCTTCGCCACGGCTGCCGACGGCACGCGCCTCTACTACAAAGATTGGGGTCGCGGGCAGCCGATCTTCTTCCATCACGGCTGGCCGCTCAGCGCGGACGACTGGGATGGGCAGATGCTATACTTCCTCGCTCAGGGCTATCGCGTAGTCGCGATGGACCGGCGAGGGCATGGCCGGTCCGGGCAGGCGTCCGGCGGCCACGACATGAGCACCTACGCCGCCGACGTCGACGCGGTGGTGAGGAAGCTGGACCTGCGCAATGCCATCCACATCGGCCATTCGACCGGTGGCGGCGAGGTCGCGCGCTACGTCGCACGCCACGGCGCGGGACGCGTGGCCAAGGCGGTGCTGGTGAGCGCGGTGCCGCCGCTGATGCTGAAGACCGCGGCTAATCCCGGCGGGCTTCCCAAGTCGGTGTTCGACGGCTTCCGCTCGCAGCTCGCCGCCAATCGTGCCGACTTCTACTGGCAGGTGCCGATCCCGTTCTACGGGTTCAACCGGCCTGGCAAGTCGGTGGTCGACGGCGTGCGGCTGAACTGGTGGCGTCAGGGCATGATGGGCGGTGCCAATGCGCACTACCTGGGCATCGCCGCCTTCTCGGAAACCGACCAGACCGAAGACTTGAAGGCCATGAACGTGCCGACGCTGATCCTGCAGGGCGATGATGACCAGATCGTGCCCTACAAGGACGCGTCGCTGCTCCAGGCCAAGCTGGTGCCGGACAACAGGCTGAAGATCTATCCCGGCTTCTCGCACGGCATGCTGACGATCAACGGCGACGTCATCAATCCCGACATCCTGAGCTTCATCAAGGGCTGA
- a CDS encoding alpha/beta fold hydrolase — MIAIANHTVKANGIRQNYIDAGTGAPVVLLHGFPETNYAWRHQVPVLGELYRVIAPDLRGYGETEKPAAGYDKRTMAGDLAALLDTLGIEKIALVGHDRGARVATRFAKDFPDRVDRLVVMDNVPTRIAARDLDAKIAKAYWFFLFHLVPDLPETLIAGKEEQWLRWFFSDWAYDPAAITGEAFDTYVRAYRAPGAVRGAMADYRANAEDVAQDQADADVKIACPTLALWGANFGAVGELFDMPKVWAEMAENLRAVPIERCGHLPHEERPEAVNALLLDFLDGWNG, encoded by the coding sequence ATGATCGCGATCGCCAATCACACGGTGAAGGCCAACGGCATTCGCCAGAACTATATCGATGCGGGCACGGGCGCACCCGTGGTGCTGCTGCACGGCTTCCCCGAGACCAACTACGCGTGGCGACATCAGGTGCCGGTGCTTGGCGAGTTGTACCGCGTCATCGCGCCCGACCTGCGGGGCTACGGCGAGACGGAGAAGCCGGCCGCCGGTTACGACAAGAGGACCATGGCCGGAGACCTAGCGGCGCTGCTTGACACCCTCGGGATCGAAAAGATTGCGTTGGTGGGTCACGATCGTGGTGCCCGGGTCGCGACCCGCTTCGCCAAGGACTTCCCCGACCGGGTCGACCGACTGGTCGTCATGGACAACGTGCCGACCCGCATCGCCGCACGCGACCTCGATGCGAAGATCGCCAAGGCCTACTGGTTCTTCCTCTTCCACCTCGTGCCCGATCTCCCGGAGACGCTGATCGCGGGCAAGGAGGAACAGTGGCTTCGCTGGTTCTTCTCGGATTGGGCCTATGATCCGGCCGCGATCACAGGGGAGGCGTTCGACACCTACGTCCGCGCCTATCGTGCGCCAGGTGCCGTCCGGGGTGCGATGGCGGACTACCGTGCCAACGCAGAGGACGTGGCGCAGGACCAGGCCGATGCGGACGTCAAGATCGCCTGTCCGACGCTCGCGCTGTGGGGCGCAAACTTCGGGGCGGTCGGGGAGTTGTTCGACATGCCCAAGGTCTGGGCGGAGATGGCGGAGAACCTTCGCGCGGTGCCGATCGAGCGCTGCGGCCATCTGCCACACGAGGAGCGGCCCGAGGCGGTGAACGCGCTGTTGCTCGACTTCCTCGACGGCTGGAACGGCTGA
- a CDS encoding MBL fold metallo-hydrolase produces MRRRFLLAAVLGLVAAGPAQAQDAHQTAHPATPQVGGQAPGYYRLFVGRFEVTALLDGTHPFPSDKVAVGASVDEVTGALKAAFLPLRYEGMINAFLVNMDRRLVLIDAGAGNLYGTEGGGLKRAIIAAGYTPEDVDDVFITHLHEDHAGGLVLDGKPLFANAVVHVARKEAAFWLDSRNQASVNDLLKPFFPAVQKVVAPYQKADRLALFDEGAALLPGLTPIAAPGHTPGHSVYLLQDAGQSMLFWGDTVHIAPVQFPHPEVSIRYDWNVPIAVASRRMLLDRAAAGGWLVAGAHISFPGIGHIRAEGKGRYEWLPVNYTLNRDHP; encoded by the coding sequence GTGAGGCGGCGCTTTCTCCTTGCCGCGGTGTTGGGGCTGGTCGCTGCGGGCCCCGCGCAGGCGCAGGACGCTCATCAGACCGCGCATCCTGCGACGCCGCAGGTCGGCGGCCAGGCACCGGGCTACTACCGGCTGTTCGTCGGCCGGTTCGAGGTGACCGCGCTGCTCGATGGCACCCACCCGTTTCCTTCCGATAAGGTCGCAGTGGGCGCGAGTGTGGATGAGGTGACGGGAGCGCTAAAGGCGGCCTTCCTGCCGCTCCGCTACGAGGGGATGATTAACGCCTTCCTCGTCAACATGGACCGTCGGCTGGTCTTGATCGACGCGGGTGCCGGGAACCTCTACGGGACCGAAGGTGGCGGGCTGAAGAGAGCAATCATCGCTGCCGGCTACACGCCGGAGGATGTCGACGACGTGTTCATCACCCATTTGCATGAGGATCATGCAGGCGGGCTGGTGCTGGACGGCAAGCCGCTGTTCGCCAATGCGGTGGTCCATGTCGCCCGCAAGGAGGCGGCCTTCTGGCTGGACAGTCGCAACCAGGCGAGTGTCAACGACCTGCTCAAACCCTTCTTTCCAGCGGTGCAGAAGGTGGTCGCACCATACCAGAAGGCGGATCGCCTCGCGCTGTTTGATGAGGGCGCTGCGCTGCTGCCGGGTTTAACCCCCATCGCAGCGCCGGGGCACACACCAGGGCACTCAGTTTACCTGCTGCAGGACGCCGGCCAGTCAATGCTGTTCTGGGGCGACACGGTGCACATCGCACCCGTCCAATTTCCGCACCCCGAGGTGTCGATCCGCTACGACTGGAACGTGCCTATCGCGGTCGCCTCCCGCAGGATGCTGCTGGACCGGGCGGCGGCGGGCGGCTGGCTAGTCGCGGGAGCGCACATCTCCTTTCCCGGAATCGGGCATATCCGCGCGGAGGGGAAGGGCAGGTATGAATGGCTCCCCGTCAACTACACGCTGAACAGGGATCACCCATGA
- a CDS encoding carboxymuconolactone decarboxylase family protein gives MRLPPIAPDDLTAEQRPLFNEMRKGVAAKYCGFVTHREDGAMLGPWNAWLHDPELGAAFWTVTQAMTRARRIPDAARQVAILVVGAHFGAAYEIYAHGAVAGAAHGMTDRQIATLAAGERPEDLDDDEAAAHDVAKALLRGGELPDPLYAQAQGRFGQAGTNELIYLVGHYCFVSMTLNGFAVPVPGGQGGRP, from the coding sequence ATGCGACTTCCGCCCATTGCGCCCGACGATCTCACCGCCGAGCAGAGGCCGCTCTTCAACGAAATGAGGAAGGGCGTCGCGGCTAAGTATTGCGGCTTTGTCACGCACCGCGAGGACGGCGCCATGCTCGGGCCGTGGAACGCCTGGCTTCACGATCCCGAACTGGGCGCCGCCTTCTGGACGGTGACGCAGGCAATGACCCGGGCCCGCCGAATCCCGGATGCGGCGCGACAGGTGGCGATTCTCGTTGTTGGCGCGCACTTTGGGGCGGCCTACGAGATCTACGCCCATGGCGCGGTCGCTGGCGCCGCGCACGGCATGACCGACCGGCAGATTGCCACCCTCGCGGCCGGCGAGCGGCCGGAGGATCTCGACGACGACGAGGCGGCAGCGCACGACGTCGCGAAGGCGCTGCTGCGCGGTGGCGAGTTGCCAGACCCGCTCTACGCGCAGGCGCAGGGGAGGTTCGGTCAGGCCGGGACGAACGAGCTGATCTACCTCGTCGGGCACTACTGCTTCGTGTCGATGACCCTCAATGGCTTTGCGGTTCCGGTGCCGGGCGGTCAGGGAGGGCGGCCGTGA
- a CDS encoding DoxX family protein yields MATLPLGATNTSAPANAALPLVGRIGIAAIFVLSGLSKLAAPAGTIAYIQSAGLPLPQLGLAIALLIELIGGLALILGYRTRLVAGILAAFSVVTAFAFHFDLGDQNQFIHFFNNVAIAGGLLNVIALGGGVWSLDARR; encoded by the coding sequence ATGGCTACCCTTCCTCTCGGTGCGACCAACACCTCCGCGCCAGCAAATGCAGCGCTTCCCCTCGTCGGCCGCATCGGCATTGCCGCGATCTTCGTGCTGAGCGGACTGTCAAAGCTGGCGGCACCTGCCGGCACGATCGCCTACATCCAGTCCGCGGGCCTTCCGCTGCCGCAGCTGGGGCTCGCGATCGCCCTGCTGATCGAACTCATCGGCGGCCTGGCCCTTATCCTCGGCTACCGCACGCGTCTTGTCGCCGGCATCCTCGCGGCTTTCTCGGTCGTGACTGCCTTCGCCTTCCACTTCGACTTGGGCGACCAGAACCAGTTCATCCACTTCTTCAATAACGTTGCGATCGCGGGCGGCTTGCTGAACGTGATCGCGCTGGGCGGCGGTGTCTGGAGCCTGGATGCGCGGCGCTGA